The Punica granatum isolate Tunisia-2019 chromosome 4, ASM765513v2, whole genome shotgun sequence sequence GAATGTGCTACTTGGCCGGTCCTTTCTCCATGGATCACCACGAAACAAGTCGGGAACCAGAACACTGCAATAGTACCATTATGTTCACACAATATGGAGCAAAAGCTTTCAAGGACAAAGTTGCAAGATCAGAAGATTTCGAAGTTAAGCAACATACTTGTAGCCATTGCAGGCAACGCGATAAGCAAAGTCCCTCGTGAATGAATCTTCGAATCCGAATATATCGGACAAGAGCAATATCCCAGCTCCATTATTGTTCTTCACAGCCTTGAAGAGATAAGCGGGGATGCCATCACTGCCATCCTCTCCCAAGGTGATCTCCATCCCGCTGACCAACTCACACGCTTCATCATTCTCGTTTTCTAACTTAAGCAAGCTGCAGCAGATCTTCTTGGCAGTGTTCTGGTTACGCGATTTCCACAGAATGGACTTGCAATTTGTCTGAAGAGAGACTGAAGCTTTAGAGTTAAAGGGCTGGAGATATTCGGAAATCAGCAATATGCGAAAAAACTCGAAAGGATTCAATTTATTCAATGCTTTGGAACTGGGCTAATTTGCTGTACTTCAAGTATAAGATTCGAGTGTATTGCCGCAACTTCAGTCACAATTGCTTCAACTGCTGCGATATCGATAATCTCGGAATGAAACAGACTCTGCTTGAGAAATGACCAGCAATATATCAAACATTCAAACTGACCAAAAATCCTGTCCTTTTTCCTGGCTTCAATCGTCAAACAGGCCACCTAACATGACATCGGACAGGATAATCCCTCTGTCCACAGCGTTTACCATACCATAATGTACGAATAAAACTCGAGCTAAAGCAGCTAGAGCGAAGCGGAACATACGGGAGAGAGAAGCCGAGGAGGCGCGCGGACGGGGAGGAAAGAGCTTCTGAGGAAGGCAACATCTGGGAGGACGCGGCTATGGCTGCCGGTGGAGCTGACCGATGCAGTGAATGTGGGAATAGTCATCGAAGCCATCTCTTTATCCGTGTCCGAACAGAGATCCCATTTAAGGAAGGAAGAATGAATGATACTTAATGGAATGAAAGTGAAACGAGTGTGCGAGTAGCTGAGCTCTAGAAAATATCCCAGCAGACCAGATAGAGAAGAAACATCCGTGGTCCCCCGACTCATGTGATGAAGTTTGGTGTCCATAAAAACCAATTAATGGTCCGTGTTTGATCAGAAAATAAGTAGTTTGCATGAACTCTCATCCGTCAGATCTTGATAGAGAGAATCACGCTTTTTACCATTGAAATCGAAATTGAATTTGACAATTTGTAAGAAATCGTCGTATATGCGACATCGAACTCCCGTCCCTTCGCCGGAGCCGGCATGGGCATCCCATCACCGTTAAATCAACATTTTCTAATGGGATACGCGTTGATAAAGGTCGAGTATCCACCTTTGTGCATGTCCATTAAgctccgtttgatttcagagtggcggtttaaaattttttaactttaactttaacttaatacACTAAACAACAAAACgcactttttcaaaatcaaattggTGGACCCCATATTTTATTCAATATACAATCTCATACACTACTtaatacactacacaataaaactTATGAGGTCACAACgccttatattttttttttttttttcacaatcaaaatcaaaattataaatttaaaattttaactctcaAATCAAAgtcaattttaaatttcccCGTAAGGAAAAACGGCCTTGACATCATCCCACTTTGTGGCAGGGTAGACCTGGCTACTGGCTAGGGAAATCTGGGCCGGATTTTGATATACCCTGTCCGGCCCGGAAACTATGGGCTCGAATCGATCAGCCTCAGGCCCATTGCGTTACATTGCCAGAGGAGCGGGAGCCGAGACGAACTCGAACGTAGGTTTTTACGGAAGATTCTGGACTAGTAGAGACTGAATGAATGGGACCGACCGACCGACCGACCTA is a genomic window containing:
- the LOC116203075 gene encoding carboxymethylenebutenolidase homolog, which encodes MASMTIPTFTASVSSTGSHSRVLPDVAFLRSSFLPVRAPPRLLSPTNCKSILWKSRNQNTAKKICCSLLKLENENDEACELVSGMEITLGEDGSDGIPAYLFKAVKNNNGAGILLLSDIFGFEDSFTRDFAYRVACNGYNVLVPDLFRGDPWRKDRPSSTFEQWISSHYPERMAKDIAISEKWMVDEYLAAGISKKLGIIGFCFGGGRVIEVLAKDQGAHFGVGVSFYGTRIDPSLGPKIKAPVLFISGDEDPLCQVSVLEDLHKGIEGSKVVIFKGRGHGFAHRPQSPEEDKDAEQAFLIMRNWLCDELVVNK